In Ruminococcaceae bacterium BL-6, a genomic segment contains:
- a CDS encoding conserved protein of unknown function (Evidence 4 : Unknown function but conserved in other organisms), with translation MLFQKLFHKKKNLFGEHIEANCGYCSHNSGDEEEPACSLKLEPGEDGSCRGFGYDPLKRTPHALPPLEEHDEDEFRL, from the coding sequence GTGCTGTTCCAAAAATTATTTCATAAAAAGAAAAATCTGTTCGGAGAACATATCGAGGCAAACTGCGGTTACTGCAGCCACAACAGCGGGGATGAGGAAGAACCCGCCTGCTCGCTGAAGCTCGAGCCGGGGGAAGACGGAAGCTGCCGCGGGTTCGGCTACGATCCGCTGAAGCGCACCCCGCACGCGCTTCCTCCGCTGGAGGAGCACGACGAGGACGAGTTCCGGCTGTGA
- the ybeY gene encoding Endoribonuclease YbeY yields the protein MEKVRVIIENKQKTVKIPTGLRMLVRRCCNAVLRMEDFPYPAEISVTFVNNEQIRELNKQYRGKDMATDVLSFPMGEDGVYDENHSTGAKILGDVVISMEKAVEQAGLYGHSLEREVGYLTAHSMLHLLGYNHEDGGIERVHMREKEEQVMVQLGLPSTSSYVLDEDEE from the coding sequence ATGGAAAAAGTACGTGTGATTATAGAAAACAAACAGAAGACCGTGAAGATCCCAACGGGGCTGCGCATGCTGGTGCGCCGCTGCTGCAATGCCGTTTTGAGGATGGAGGATTTCCCCTATCCGGCGGAGATCAGCGTCACGTTCGTCAACAACGAACAGATCCGCGAGCTGAACAAGCAGTACCGCGGCAAGGACATGGCGACGGATGTGCTCAGCTTCCCGATGGGGGAAGACGGCGTTTACGATGAAAACCACTCCACCGGCGCCAAAATCCTGGGGGATGTCGTGATCTCGATGGAAAAAGCGGTGGAGCAGGCGGGGCTTTACGGCCACAGCCTGGAACGCGAGGTCGGCTATCTGACGGCCCACTCCATGCTGCATCTGCTGGGCTACAACCACGAAGACGGCGGGATCGAGCGCGTCCACATGAGGGAAAAGGAAGAACAGGTGATGGTGCAGCTCGGCCTGCCCAGCACCAGCAGCTATGTTTTGGACGAGGATGAGGAATAG
- a CDS encoding Diacylglycerol kinase, whose translation MRFLKSLKYAFRGVVYCINNERNMRIHTMATLYVFAFSFFFDLSRVDYAVLCLTCALVMMAEMFNTVAEELSDMAAASYHPVVRIVKDLAAGGVLVCAGFSVAVGICLFWRPAVLWRILRFFLDSPPHLLLLAAVTALGVVYVAAGPLGIRDFLKRPSRFSGGVPSVRRGDENGPEK comes from the coding sequence ATGCGCTTCCTGAAAAGCCTGAAATACGCTTTCCGGGGGGTCGTTTACTGCATCAATAATGAACGGAATATGCGGATTCATACGATGGCAACATTGTATGTGTTTGCTTTTTCGTTCTTTTTTGACTTGTCCCGAGTGGATTACGCGGTGCTGTGCCTGACCTGCGCGCTCGTCATGATGGCCGAGATGTTCAACACCGTGGCCGAGGAGCTTTCCGACATGGCCGCCGCGAGCTATCACCCGGTGGTGCGGATCGTCAAGGATCTGGCGGCCGGCGGGGTGCTGGTGTGCGCCGGCTTTTCCGTCGCGGTCGGGATCTGCCTGTTCTGGCGCCCGGCGGTGCTTTGGCGGATCCTCCGGTTCTTTTTGGACAGCCCCCCGCACCTGCTTCTGCTCGCCGCGGTCACCGCGCTCGGCGTCGTCTATGTGGCCGCCGGCCCGCTCGGCATCCGCGATTTTCTGAAAAGGCCGTCCCGCTTTTCCGGCGGCGTTCCGTCCGTACGGCGCGGGGATGAAAACGGGCCTGAAAAATAA
- a CDS encoding Sporulation protein — protein MFSLALVRWLLGWVEFRIFPKRKGNCERFLNLTARMGAGLWKIRRSDEYFSAAVNARQYAELWPCAKKAGVRLRAGKRGGLPFLINRVTARKGMVAGAVAFFLILHVFSLYVWSVEVSGCKEIPQEQVISAAQELGLAPGSLKSRVDAEALQQQLMLKFPDVAWLSVNTRGSGVVIVLEEKKKNPEIVTENKVANIKAAESGQILRMEVYSGQAQVKVGDAVVKGQLLISGIVENPDGNSQMVRASGRIVAATERSFTARVPLKQTVETDEGRRVVRRSIRVFGVELPLTLTAAPKGNFKREYRRENVRGVTGVLPVSLFTETWTERTTKEVALTEQQAREQAERNLSEMLKSLSDTAILSSEKKGEVKDGAYVLTFTCKCEQNIAVESEILFK, from the coding sequence ATGTTTTCATTAGCTCTTGTCCGCTGGCTGCTCGGCTGGGTCGAGTTCCGCATTTTCCCCAAACGGAAGGGGAACTGCGAGCGGTTTCTGAATCTTACCGCGAGGATGGGCGCCGGGCTTTGGAAAATCAGGCGGTCGGATGAATATTTTTCCGCGGCGGTCAACGCGCGCCAGTACGCCGAGCTTTGGCCGTGCGCGAAAAAGGCCGGGGTGCGGCTGCGCGCGGGGAAGCGCGGCGGCCTTCCGTTTTTAATCAACAGGGTGACGGCCCGCAAGGGGATGGTGGCGGGCGCCGTCGCCTTTTTCCTGATCCTGCACGTATTTTCGCTCTATGTGTGGAGCGTGGAGGTCAGCGGCTGTAAAGAGATCCCGCAGGAGCAGGTCATCAGCGCCGCCCAGGAGCTCGGCCTTGCGCCCGGCTCCCTGAAAAGCAGGGTGGACGCCGAGGCGCTGCAGCAGCAGCTGATGCTGAAATTTCCGGATGTCGCCTGGCTTTCCGTGAACACGCGCGGCAGCGGCGTCGTCATCGTGCTGGAAGAAAAGAAAAAGAACCCCGAAATCGTCACCGAAAACAAGGTCGCCAACATCAAGGCGGCGGAATCGGGGCAGATCCTGCGCATGGAGGTGTACAGCGGACAGGCGCAGGTCAAGGTGGGCGACGCCGTCGTCAAGGGGCAGCTTCTGATCAGCGGGATCGTGGAGAATCCGGACGGAAATTCTCAGATGGTGCGCGCGTCGGGACGCATCGTCGCCGCGACGGAGCGGAGCTTCACGGCCAGGGTCCCCCTGAAGCAGACGGTGGAGACGGATGAGGGCCGCCGCGTGGTCCGCCGCAGCATCCGGGTCTTCGGCGTGGAGCTTCCGCTCACGCTGACCGCCGCGCCGAAGGGGAATTTCAAACGCGAGTACCGCCGCGAAAACGTCAGGGGCGTCACCGGGGTCCTTCCCGTCTCCCTGTTCACGGAAACGTGGACGGAGCGCACGACGAAAGAGGTCGCGCTCACCGAGCAGCAGGCGCGGGAGCAGGCCGAGCGGAACCTTTCGGAAATGCTGAAATCCCTTTCGGACACGGCCATTTTGTCCAGCGAAAAAAAAGGAGAGGTCAAAGACGGCGCCTATGTCCTGACCTTTACCTGCAAGTGCGAGCAGAATATCGCTGTTGAATCAGAAATACTGTTTAAATAG
- a CDS encoding Multidrug transporter, with protein sequence MKLPLKKEKHPHSIVDFIVQKRKKIEITFLILTAVSVFLNSYVGINYDLTKYLPSTTKSQQGLSMMKREFGYPGTARVMIDNVSLYQAKEYKDRIAAVPGVDLVMWCDQKSDVFQAGQFLKQEDLEDYYKNGYSVMDVTFKEGDSSEKTSQAIDRIEEITGSKGHIIGAAIQNKSLSENLKKEMFRATIICVGIIIVFLCLTTTSWFEPVLFLLVMGIAILINQGTNIFLGEVSFLTSSVSSVLQLAVAMDYSIFLIHSFTMEREAGLDLTEAITNAIRHSSKSILACGFATFFGFIALSLMKFAIGFDMGIVLAKGILISVLTVLFLMPSLIIRWAHLIEKTAHKPFLPPFDRFAKGVFKIRYAVLVVILLIAVPAYVGKDMTSFVYGGQSVSAGEGTKVYEDEQAINKQFGRSDLMLVIVPNTSIVKEKELSQELKDRPYIKSVTSLADTLPEGVPESFLPESTVSQLHTRNCARMLVYTRTKEESAAAFEASDEIQSIVAKYYPKNSYVVGTTPFTQDIKETITSDYSFVDALSLLSVAVVVMITFRSFLIPILILIPIEVAVFINMLFPFLYGEHLIFMGYIIVSCIQLGATVDYAILMTNNYLECRGQLDRRGATLKAIAITTPPLLTSATILAGVGYVLKMTSSIRAIADIGHLIGRGAILSLFLVVFMLPALLYVFDGPIFRHMQKTQKRRGARGKKRPGPENPQPGPAGTKAGEEREVILK encoded by the coding sequence ATGAAGCTACCGTTGAAAAAAGAGAAGCATCCTCATTCCATCGTCGACTTTATCGTTCAAAAACGGAAAAAAATCGAAATCACATTTTTGATTCTCACGGCCGTCAGCGTTTTCCTGAATTCCTATGTCGGCATCAACTACGACCTGACCAAATACCTGCCGTCGACCACCAAGTCCCAGCAGGGCCTGAGCATGATGAAGCGCGAATTCGGCTACCCCGGCACCGCGCGCGTCATGATCGACAACGTTTCCCTGTATCAGGCCAAGGAATACAAGGACCGCATCGCCGCCGTCCCCGGCGTAGACCTTGTGATGTGGTGCGACCAGAAAAGCGACGTCTTTCAGGCCGGACAGTTCCTGAAGCAGGAAGACCTGGAGGATTACTACAAAAACGGCTATTCGGTCATGGACGTCACCTTTAAGGAAGGGGACAGCAGCGAAAAGACGTCCCAGGCGATCGACCGCATCGAAGAGATCACCGGCAGCAAGGGCCACATCATCGGCGCCGCGATCCAGAACAAGTCGCTGAGCGAGAACCTGAAAAAAGAAATGTTCCGCGCGACCATCATCTGCGTGGGCATCATCATCGTGTTCCTGTGCCTGACCACCACGTCGTGGTTCGAGCCGGTGCTGTTCCTGCTCGTCATGGGCATCGCCATCCTCATCAACCAGGGCACGAACATCTTCCTCGGCGAGGTCTCGTTCCTGACCTCGAGCGTGTCCTCGGTGCTTCAGCTGGCCGTTGCCATGGACTACTCGATTTTCCTGATCCATTCCTTCACGATGGAGCGCGAAGCCGGGCTCGACCTGACCGAGGCAATCACGAACGCGATCCGCCATTCGTCCAAATCCATTCTGGCGTGCGGCTTTGCGACCTTCTTCGGATTCATCGCGCTGTCGCTGATGAAATTCGCCATCGGCTTCGACATGGGCATCGTCCTCGCAAAAGGGATCCTCATCAGCGTTCTGACCGTGCTGTTCCTGATGCCGTCGCTGATCATCCGGTGGGCACACCTGATCGAAAAGACGGCGCACAAGCCGTTCCTTCCCCCGTTCGACCGCTTTGCGAAAGGGGTGTTCAAAATCCGCTACGCCGTGCTCGTCGTGATCCTCCTGATCGCCGTGCCGGCCTATGTCGGAAAGGACATGACAAGCTTTGTGTACGGCGGGCAGTCGGTGAGCGCCGGCGAAGGCACCAAAGTGTATGAGGACGAACAGGCGATCAACAAGCAGTTCGGCCGCAGCGACCTGATGCTCGTCATCGTGCCGAACACCTCCATCGTAAAGGAAAAGGAGCTTTCACAGGAGCTGAAGGACCGGCCGTACATAAAAAGCGTCACCTCGCTGGCCGACACCCTGCCGGAAGGGGTCCCGGAGAGCTTTCTGCCCGAAAGCACGGTCAGCCAGCTCCATACCAGGAATTGCGCGAGGATGCTGGTCTATACCAGAACCAAGGAGGAAAGCGCCGCAGCCTTCGAGGCTTCGGATGAGATCCAGTCGATCGTCGCCAAATACTACCCGAAAAATTCGTACGTCGTGGGGACCACGCCGTTCACGCAGGACATCAAGGAAACCATCACGAGCGACTACTCGTTTGTCGACGCGCTTTCGCTTTTGAGCGTCGCGGTCGTCGTCATGATCACGTTCCGCTCCTTCCTGATCCCGATCCTGATCCTGATCCCGATCGAAGTGGCGGTCTTCATCAACATGCTGTTCCCGTTCCTTTACGGGGAGCACCTGATCTTCATGGGGTACATCATCGTCAGCTGCATCCAGCTCGGCGCGACGGTCGACTATGCCATTCTGATGACGAACAATTATCTGGAATGCCGCGGGCAGCTCGACCGCCGGGGAGCGACGCTGAAAGCGATCGCGATCACCACTCCCCCGCTTCTGACCTCGGCCACGATTCTGGCCGGCGTCGGATACGTGCTGAAAATGACATCGTCGATCCGCGCCATCGCGGACATCGGCCACCTGATCGGCAGGGGCGCGATTCTCAGCCTGTTTCTGGTGGTGTTTATGCTGCCGGCGCTCCTCTATGTTTTCGACGGGCCGATCTTCCGTCATATGCAGAAAACTCAAAAGCGGCGCGGCGCCCGGGGCAAAAAGCGCCCCGGCCCGGAAAACCCGCAGCCCGGCCCCGCCGGGACGAAAGCCGGAGAGGAAAGGGAGGTTATCTTAAAATGA
- the era gene encoding maturation of 16S RNA and assembly of 30S ribosomal subunit GTPase (Evidence 2a : Function from experimental evidences in other organisms; PubMedId : 12399511, 12427945, 12682299, 21646538, 22720735, 27834201, 28132488; Product type e : enzyme), with translation MPQDKNGQAARTAFIAIVGRPNVGKSSILNRLLGQKVAIVSSKPQTTRTRIMGVLTEGETQLVFLDTPGLHRPRTRLDSYMVKSVEESVAGVDAGLLVAEAGARVSPTDEELIERFRSLGLPAVLAINKIDTLSDKTVLIPQIAAFSERYDFTAVVPVSAQDGNGMQELLDELKKLSQPGGHLFPDDTLTDQPERVLAAEIIREKLLRLTGEEVPHGIAVFVEQMKSRGDASGITDISATIYCEKDSHKGIIIGKGGAMLKKVGSYARADMERFFGCRINLQLWVKVREDWRNRESLLRSLGYDDSSFQ, from the coding sequence TTGCCACAGGATAAAAACGGGCAAGCCGCCCGAACGGCGTTTATCGCCATCGTCGGGCGCCCCAACGTGGGGAAATCATCCATTCTGAACCGCCTGCTGGGGCAGAAGGTCGCGATCGTCAGCAGCAAGCCCCAGACGACGCGCACGCGCATCATGGGCGTGCTGACCGAAGGGGAGACACAGCTTGTCTTCCTCGATACGCCCGGCCTGCACAGGCCGCGCACGCGCCTTGACAGCTACATGGTGAAGTCGGTGGAGGAATCCGTCGCCGGGGTGGACGCGGGCCTTCTCGTGGCGGAAGCGGGCGCGCGCGTCAGCCCCACGGACGAGGAGCTGATCGAGCGGTTCCGGTCGCTCGGGCTGCCCGCGGTTCTCGCCATCAACAAGATCGACACGCTTTCCGACAAAACCGTGCTGATCCCCCAGATCGCCGCCTTTTCGGAGCGGTATGATTTTACGGCCGTGGTGCCGGTTTCGGCGCAGGACGGAAACGGGATGCAGGAGCTTCTGGATGAGCTGAAAAAGCTCTCGCAGCCGGGCGGCCATCTCTTCCCGGACGACACGCTCACCGACCAGCCCGAGCGGGTCCTTGCGGCGGAGATCATCCGCGAAAAGCTGCTCCGCCTGACCGGCGAGGAGGTCCCGCACGGCATCGCCGTCTTTGTGGAGCAGATGAAGTCCCGCGGGGACGCGAGCGGCATCACCGATATCAGCGCGACCATCTACTGCGAAAAGGACTCCCACAAGGGGATCATCATCGGAAAGGGCGGGGCCATGCTGAAAAAGGTCGGCTCTTACGCCCGCGCGGACATGGAGCGGTTCTTCGGGTGCCGGATCAACCTTCAGCTCTGGGTCAAGGTGCGGGAGGACTGGCGCAACCGCGAGAGCCTTCTGCGCTCGCTCGGATACGATGACAGCTCGTTTCAGTAA
- the phoH gene encoding phosphate starvation-induced protein (Evidence 2a : Function from experimental evidences in other organisms; PubMedId : 12762842; Product type ph : phenotype) — protein MFEQRINIDRMEQAVALFGSFDENIKLIENEYGVSIVGRGAEIKVSGEAEDVAKAVRAIESLLALINRGEALSEQNVRYCISLVNEGSEGKIQMLAGDCICITAKGKPVKPKTLGQKNYCSQIKKNTITIGVGPAGTGKTYLAVAMAVTAFRAQEVNRIILTRPAVEAGEKLGFLPGDLQQKVDPYLRPLYDALFDMLGTETYQKYVERGNIEVAPLAYMRGRTLDDSFIILDEAQNTTPEQMKMFLTRLGFNSRMVITGDITQIDLPDGKRSGLKDVMRVLRNIDDIAQVRFNEKDVVRHKLVQDIIKAYEKNEESRR, from the coding sequence ATGTTTGAACAAAGGATCAATATAGACCGTATGGAGCAGGCCGTTGCACTTTTCGGAAGCTTCGATGAAAATATCAAACTGATCGAAAACGAGTACGGCGTCAGCATTGTCGGGCGCGGGGCGGAGATCAAGGTTTCCGGCGAAGCCGAAGACGTCGCAAAGGCGGTGCGCGCCATAGAAAGCCTTCTGGCTCTGATCAACCGGGGGGAAGCGCTCAGCGAACAGAACGTGCGCTACTGCATCTCCCTCGTGAACGAAGGAAGCGAAGGAAAAATACAGATGCTTGCGGGCGACTGCATCTGCATCACCGCCAAGGGAAAACCTGTAAAGCCAAAAACACTGGGTCAGAAAAATTACTGTTCCCAGATCAAAAAGAACACCATTACGATCGGGGTCGGCCCGGCCGGAACGGGGAAGACTTATCTGGCGGTCGCGATGGCGGTCACCGCGTTCCGCGCACAGGAGGTCAACCGGATCATCCTGACCCGCCCGGCGGTGGAAGCCGGCGAGAAGCTGGGGTTCCTGCCCGGCGACCTGCAGCAGAAGGTGGATCCGTATCTGCGTCCTCTTTACGACGCGCTGTTCGACATGCTGGGCACGGAAACTTACCAGAAATACGTGGAGCGCGGAAATATCGAGGTGGCCCCGCTCGCCTATATGCGCGGCAGGACGCTCGACGACAGCTTTATCATACTGGACGAGGCGCAGAACACGACGCCCGAGCAGATGAAGATGTTCCTGACCCGGCTCGGATTCAATTCCAGGATGGTGATCACCGGGGATATCACCCAGATCGACCTGCCGGACGGGAAGCGCTCCGGCCTCAAGGACGTGATGCGTGTTCTGAGAAACATAGACGACATCGCACAGGTCAGATTCAACGAAAAGGATGTCGTCCGCCACAAACTGGTGCAGGATATTATCAAAGCTTATGAAAAGAATGAAGAGAGCAGGCGTTAA
- a CDS encoding conserved protein of unknown function (Evidence 4 : Unknown function but conserved in other organisms) — MEQGQGKKKTEKVRSPGAFRRIWGDFALWTRTFVVCVVDGRKDFPYVTRRLFQVPVDFCAAFTPYYGAQKAGRFAALLTDYLFGMARFLEKLKCGGPVPGDMRRAWYRSAGALAEFLSELNPLWNRQAWQNSFYRHLTLTEKQAQARLRGKHEEEIAACNGLSALTGEMADRMTRGIALQFEKKNPK; from the coding sequence GTGGAACAGGGACAGGGAAAAAAGAAAACGGAAAAGGTCCGGTCTCCGGGCGCTTTCCGGCGGATATGGGGCGATTTCGCCCTTTGGACCAGGACGTTCGTCGTCTGTGTGGTGGATGGACGGAAGGATTTTCCGTATGTGACCAGGCGGCTGTTTCAGGTGCCGGTCGATTTCTGCGCGGCGTTCACCCCGTATTACGGCGCCCAGAAGGCGGGGCGCTTCGCAGCCCTTCTGACCGATTATCTGTTCGGCATGGCCCGCTTTCTCGAAAAGCTGAAGTGCGGCGGGCCCGTGCCCGGCGACATGCGCCGGGCATGGTACCGTTCGGCGGGCGCTCTCGCGGAGTTCCTGTCCGAGCTCAATCCGCTCTGGAACCGGCAGGCCTGGCAGAACTCGTTCTACCGGCACCTGACGCTGACGGAAAAGCAGGCGCAGGCGCGGCTCCGCGGAAAGCACGAGGAGGAAATCGCCGCCTGCAACGGCCTGAGCGCGCTGACCGGCGAGATGGCGGACCGGATGACCCGAGGAATTGCCTTACAGTTTGAAAAAAAGAATCCAAAATAA
- a CDS encoding protein of unknown function (Evidence 5 : Unknown function), protein MDAMDSRKTPPPEKGPKTRVWQMPSTLLPGSFRLEMSGNRSAVMEGCGGVLEYDGSTVRVRAGKMAVRFRGRNLEIKCLTADSLVVEGFISAVEFIT, encoded by the coding sequence ATGGATGCGATGGACAGCAGAAAAACTCCGCCGCCCGAAAAGGGGCCGAAAACACGCGTCTGGCAGATGCCGTCCACTCTGCTTCCGGGCAGCTTCCGGCTGGAGATGAGCGGCAACCGTTCGGCCGTCATGGAGGGCTGCGGCGGGGTTCTGGAATACGACGGCTCCACCGTGCGGGTCAGGGCCGGGAAAATGGCGGTCCGGTTCCGCGGCCGCAATCTGGAAATCAAATGTCTGACCGCCGATTCCCTTGTCGTCGAGGGCTTTATCAGCGCGGTCGAATTCATCACATGA
- a CDS encoding Sporulation protein yields the protein MRFRKIFPAVFAAAFAGGLLFFPAAAAQGAARGLEYCLVILVPSLFPFMVLSTYLVKSGISESLGRFLGPATRFLFHLPGCSAATIFMSMIGGFPVGARGIAALYEEGSINDREAGRMLSFCVNAGPAFVISVVGLGLLGSVEAGAILLTAQLLAALLLGVFLGAAAKSGGSPPQRPRRKTSASPFINSTIDAAKGTMNMCAFVILFSVLISLLRETGAAIVLGRFLLRLGFPPAVCGASLSVLLEVTGGCFDIAALGGSAALYAFAMGWGGLCVHFQVLSCLTKIEFSRPRFFLHQFLQGVVSALIAAILFQIFPESVQAFSNTSSPLSPKLSGNAAAAAALILLCVALLFSVGGEKLEFRKKKCYNRNDIKNTTA from the coding sequence ATGCGCTTTCGTAAAATCTTCCCGGCGGTCTTCGCCGCGGCCTTTGCGGGCGGGCTTCTGTTCTTTCCCGCCGCGGCCGCCCAGGGGGCCGCCCGCGGGCTGGAATACTGCCTTGTGATCCTTGTGCCGTCGCTGTTTCCGTTTATGGTGCTTTCCACCTATCTGGTAAAATCGGGAATTTCCGAGTCGCTGGGCAGGTTTCTCGGCCCGGCGACCCGGTTTCTGTTTCATCTGCCGGGCTGTTCCGCCGCCACGATCTTTATGAGCATGATCGGCGGCTTCCCGGTGGGCGCGCGCGGGATCGCCGCGCTTTACGAAGAGGGGAGCATCAACGACCGGGAGGCCGGGCGGATGCTTTCCTTCTGCGTCAACGCCGGCCCCGCGTTCGTCATCAGCGTGGTGGGGCTCGGCCTTCTGGGCAGCGTAGAGGCCGGGGCGATCCTGCTGACGGCCCAGCTTCTGGCCGCGCTTCTGCTTGGGGTGTTTCTCGGCGCCGCCGCAAAATCGGGCGGCTCCCCGCCGCAGAGGCCGAGACGGAAGACGTCCGCCTCCCCGTTTATCAACTCCACGATCGACGCCGCAAAAGGGACGATGAACATGTGCGCCTTCGTCATCCTGTTTTCCGTGCTGATCTCGCTTCTGCGGGAGACCGGGGCGGCGATCGTACTGGGCCGGTTCCTGCTGCGTCTGGGGTTTCCCCCCGCCGTCTGCGGCGCGTCGCTCTCCGTTCTGCTGGAAGTCACCGGCGGGTGCTTCGACATCGCGGCCCTCGGCGGCAGCGCGGCGCTGTACGCGTTCGCCATGGGCTGGGGCGGACTGTGCGTCCATTTCCAGGTGCTTTCCTGCCTGACGAAAATCGAGTTCTCGCGGCCCCGTTTTTTCCTGCACCAGTTCCTGCAGGGCGTCGTTTCCGCGCTGATCGCGGCGATCCTGTTCCAGATTTTCCCGGAATCCGTGCAGGCGTTCAGCAATACCTCGAGCCCGCTTTCCCCGAAGCTTTCCGGGAACGCGGCGGCCGCGGCGGCCCTGATTCTGCTGTGCGTGGCGCTGCTCTTTTCGGTGGGCGGAGAAAAGCTGGAATTCCGGAAAAAGAAATGTTATAATCGTAATGATATAAAAAATACTACGGCATAA
- a CDS encoding Holin, with translation MNRVKTAVACFFAAVSAWLGVLAVPVYVLVLVNLADYFTGIAASVFRKEAVSSYRGIKGIVKKVCMWLLVGVGAAVDWMLLFAAQAAGAPAPFRFFTASLVAVWLVCNEIISILENISEIGVGLPPFLVRLVKGIQKQAESGADGISEKK, from the coding sequence ATGAACAGGGTGAAAACGGCCGTCGCGTGCTTTTTCGCGGCGGTTTCCGCGTGGCTGGGGGTTCTGGCCGTGCCGGTCTACGTTCTGGTGCTGGTGAATCTGGCGGATTATTTCACCGGCATCGCCGCTTCGGTCTTCCGCAAAGAGGCCGTCAGCTCGTACCGGGGCATCAAAGGAATCGTCAAAAAGGTCTGCATGTGGCTTCTGGTCGGCGTGGGCGCGGCGGTGGACTGGATGCTCCTGTTTGCCGCGCAGGCCGCGGGCGCTCCGGCGCCGTTCCGGTTCTTCACGGCGTCGCTCGTCGCGGTCTGGCTCGTCTGCAACGAGATCATCAGCATCCTCGAAAATATTTCCGAGATCGGCGTCGGCCTGCCGCCGTTTCTGGTGCGCCTGGTCAAGGGGATCCAGAAACAGGCCGAATCCGGCGCGGACGGCATTTCCGAAAAAAAGTGA
- a CDS encoding TetR/AcrR family transcriptional regulator — translation MAERKCGTLKSTKASENKKLKRNRLYDAAFELFSRKGVNETVVDEIVKHAGIAKGTFYLYCKDKYDLVEKIILKRSAYVFENAMKALAEQNRKSPMDFTGRVIFFIDYLIEFFKQNSNLLSLIYKNLSWGLYEKAMNYEEIGEAKQIFLRHFSLSGSNAQTAKRRLFIVVSMVGAVCYNSLVLKSPYDIDDVKPELYRCVKKILAG, via the coding sequence ATGGCAGAAAGGAAGTGCGGGACCCTGAAAAGCACAAAAGCATCGGAAAACAAAAAGCTGAAAAGGAACAGGCTGTACGACGCCGCCTTTGAACTTTTTTCCCGGAAAGGGGTCAACGAAACCGTCGTGGACGAGATCGTCAAGCACGCGGGGATCGCCAAAGGGACTTTTTATCTGTACTGCAAGGATAAATACGACCTGGTCGAAAAGATCATTCTGAAAAGAAGCGCGTATGTGTTCGAGAACGCCATGAAGGCCCTTGCCGAGCAGAACCGGAAGTCGCCGATGGATTTTACGGGCCGGGTGATCTTTTTTATTGATTACCTGATCGAGTTCTTCAAGCAGAACAGCAACCTGCTTTCGCTGATCTACAAGAACCTTTCGTGGGGCCTGTACGAAAAGGCCATGAACTATGAGGAGATCGGAGAGGCGAAACAGATTTTCCTGCGCCATTTTTCGCTGTCGGGCAGCAACGCCCAAACGGCGAAGCGGCGCCTTTTTATCGTCGTTTCCATGGTGGGGGCCGTCTGTTACAATTCCCTCGTGCTGAAAAGCCCCTATGATATCGACGACGTGAAGCCCGAGCTTTACCGCTGCGTAAAAAAAATACTCGCCGGGTGA